A region of Arabidopsis thaliana chromosome 5, partial sequence DNA encodes the following proteins:
- the DCI1 gene encoding delta(3,5),delta(2,4)-dienoyl-CoA isomerase 1 (''delta(3,5),delta(2,4)-dienoyl-CoA isomerase 1'' (DCI1); FUNCTIONS IN: enoyl-CoA hydratase activity, delta3,5-delta2,4-dienoyl-CoA isomerase activity; INVOLVED IN: fatty acid catabolic process, seed germination, metabolic process; LOCATED IN: peroxisome; EXPRESSED IN: 22 plant structures; EXPRESSED DURING: 13 growth stages; CONTAINS InterPro DOMAIN/s: Enoyl-CoA hydratase/isomerase, conserved site (InterPro:IPR018376), Crotonase, core (InterPro:IPR001753); BEST Arabidopsis thaliana protein match is: ATP-dependent caseinolytic (Clp) protease/crotonase family protein (TAIR:AT4G16800.1); Has 36679 Blast hits to 36669 proteins in 2260 species: Archae - 469; Bacteria - 24045; Metazoa - 1683; Fungi - 913; Plants - 624; Viruses - 0; Other Eukaryotes - 8945 (source: NCBI BLink).), which yields MTMESYKTLEIIRKNTDSSVFHLIINRPSHLNALSLDFFIEFPKALSSLDQNPDVSVIILSGAGKHFCSGIDLNSLSSISTQSSSGNDRGRSSEQLRRKIKSMQAAITAIEQCRKPVIAAIHGACIGGGVDLITACDIRYCSEDAFFSIKEVDLAIVADLGTLQRLPSIVGYANAMELALTARRFSGSEAKDLGLVSKVFGSKSELDNGVTTIAEDSGMI from the exons ATGACAATGGAGTCatacaaaaccctagaaatcaTTCGCAAGAACACTGATTCCTCCGTATTTCATCTCATCATCAACAGACCATCACATCTCAACGCCTTATCTCTCGATTTCTTCATCGAATTCCCCAAAGCTCTCTCATCTCTCGACCAAAATCCAGATGTCTCCGTCATCATCCTCTCCGGCGCCGGAAAACACTTCTGCTCCGGTATCGATCTCAATTCCCTCTCTTCAATCTCGACACAATCCTCCTCCGGTAACGACAGAGGACGATCTAGCGAGCAGCTACGCCGTAAGATCAAGTCGATGCAAGCGGCGATTACAGCGATTGAACAATGCCGGAAACCTGTAATCGCCGCTATTCACGGCGCGTGTATCGGTGGCGGTGTTGATCTGATTACCGCTTGTGATATTAGGTATTGCTCTGAGGATGCGTTTTTCTCGATTAAAGAGGTTGATCTAGCGATTGTTGCGGATCTTGGTACACTTCAGCGATTACCGAGTATCGTTGGGTATGCTAACGCCATGGAATTGGCTTTAACTGCTCGGAGATTCTCTGGAAGTGAAGCAAAGGatcttggtttggtttctaaaGTTTTCGGATCTAAATCGGAGCTTGATAATGGCGTCACTACAATCGCCGAAG ATTCTGGGATGATTTAG